The sequence below is a genomic window from Mytilus edulis chromosome 2, xbMytEdul2.2, whole genome shotgun sequence.
CAATGGGCTAGAAAATTAATTAACCTTGATGTTTCATAGGAATTTCATAAAAAAGATGGTTAGAAAGTAAAAGAGAAATTTGAGAATAAGTAGTGTTCTGCAAAATGATatttattaaagtcataagaaacctcaaattaaaaaaaaatatgcatatgtttttttataactaaatggatagttttgattatacaacttatgtacatatacttttttctgaggaaaattttaaaatttgttcacatttagaagaagtttacttatttttaattgcttccaagaagcaattcgccgacacattttccgtatgcatagtgacctgagcgtaaccctcctcgttaAAATCCGGtggtcgcaatacgcatggatctgtcattaaaataaacaattatctgattgttcatgttaaacacgtgctcaatgaccatgctttttgttatttgtttactataaggtgacaatcggtaaacttcggcttcaaaacacggcatttaatgagaagctatatttgttaaatcataagacagagaaaaaaaaatgacgattaaacaatatatatatgcgtaaaaaatgagaaattcgtgcacagatgacttagtttatgatatatacatgcattggttcaagaattggataaacattatttttcaccactcactcgtttcatatgactttaagtaaACTACTTAAGCTGTTTGTTGTCAATATTTGTAATGTGCTTAGGCAAAAGACTGGTGCATATCCACTttgtttcttgttattttttcaaaataaagcacaaatgatgatttttttttacatcagttaaaataatctttcaatGACAATGTAATGTACATAATTACCAATTATTTCAGTAATTGGTGTAAGACCAGCTATACCAATGATCATGGGAGCAAATATTGGTACCAGTGTAACCAACACAGTAGTATCCATGGCTCAAGTTGGTGACAGGAACCAGTTCAGAAGAGCTTTCTCTGCAGCTACAGTTCATGATATGTTTAACTGGCTGTCAGTTATTATTTTACTGCCATTAGAGTGTGCTACAGGTAAACCattaatttatattcatatataacTAATAGGTTTTATTTCAGAAGGGGAAATAGACATTAATTTGCGACACATATCCCATGCCTAGTTTCACATTCACAAAAGCatcaaaaaaaattctgaattcaatgttattctttgaaaatatttattttgatttaaaagattggttgttttttttaaatacatgtatctgaTTTTGATCTAACAAACAGGGAAAAATTGGTActagaaagataactcttatttgaatcattttattttcaatttttgtaggATATTTAGAGAAACTGACGGGTGCATTGACAAAATCTTTTAAAGGAAGTAGTTTTAAAGGAGGAAAACAGGATTTCCTGAAAGTTATCACTAAACCACTCACTAAACTTATTGTTGAGGTAAgttaggcctaaaaaaaaaaaagatatgtgtttccggtaacaccattttgaaaaatagggtcggtaggtcggaattctttttttttttttttttgacatcgaaaattatcatggtttttccaagtccggatccgtaattagtttcaaaaaccggaagtgtgccatttgcaatgtttttgaagcacctgctgtgcaaatttcttggattttagagggccctcatggggtttttgattatgtgattacttggccgtttttttaatgattatttgattattaagccaaatatttcatgattatttgattacctaggactgtatttttagtttatgattatttgattactaaagataagcaaatatttaatgattatgtgattatattggcaaaaaaatggtgattatgtgattactaggacccccatgaggggcctcattttaacctatttggaataccttttgacattaataaaatgttttactggctttctatgcaagtagaagcaagagagaaaaaatattatgtcatctatcagaagcctgtgtcaaaaacagggtcggttgatacaattttttttttttttttttttgaagatccaataaaaaagttagggtcggggctaaaaaacagggtcggtcgggttaccggaaacatTGATCTTTTTTCTCTCGGCCTTATCTAATGTGAGCATGCGAAGTTTTACCaggaaatcaaatacaaaattataataaataattgtacctgtagaaaacatTTGCTtgtgtataatattatatatatttatttgaacaaCTTGGAAGAACATTTTCTCATTCCTTTCTCTGTACTTAAAAATGGcattttaagcataaaaatttaaaagtatatagCACAGATATctttatttatcaaagttgctgttaaataatagattttattggattttgttttctctttttagcTTGACAAGAAAATCTTGCAGAAAATTGCTGTTGGTGACAAAAATTATGAAGACAAAAGCTTGATAAAGGTATTAAAAGATTGTGGTGGAATTTACTCACTGAGTGTGTGTCTGTCAACTGTAGTCCTAATTGCTTTCATCTTGTTTGTTAATTTACTAGAATATTCATACATGTTCCATAGTGAAGTGAATGATTTGAAAAGATATTAAGCATTACAATGGCAGAAGCTATAAAAAAATTCCAAGGTTTTATTGCATTTGAATATGAACCAAATGAGATTtagtataaaataagaaaaaaattaaacagtttAAGAAATGCACATGATGGTGCTATTAACTGCAGAAATTTATTCTCAATATTGAATCATATATAGTTGAATGCTCGCAATAATGCATGTCTTCACCCCGTAATTCCCCATAACAACATTAcgtttgataaattaaaataataaaatttaaattcctAATGAAATTTGAGTTGAAGATaaaatttataatagtttttttcttattgtttcaGAGATTCTGTGTCAATGAGGCAGATAAGGGTGATTGGACATACAATGTGACTGCCACTGTTAATACCACACTCAATTCAACAGTAAATGTTACTGAACAAGGAGGTCCCAGATGTAAGTTGCAAGAAAATAGATGAGTGAAAAGGGggttaaacagttttaaaaaaaagaactattGAATTGTGTAAGCTTTCTTATTCAgtccaaaaaaatgttttattccaaAAATGTCTCCTATATCTGGACAGGAAGGTCAAGTCCCTATATTCTGGAGACAAAGATTTTCTTGGAAGTTTGAAAAGTTGATATCCATGAAACAATGTACACGGATAAATAACATTTCAAAGGCAATTGAATTCAGTTATATATGCAATGCTATGAAACTACTGGTCATCTaagaataaaattaaatcatatctcctatacaaatgtataacaatatttgtttgttattcCAGGTGCATCATTATTCAGCATTCTGGACTTGAATGATACAGTTTCCGGTGTGATCTTACTAATTTTCTCCCTCGTGGTGCTTTGCTGTTGTTTAGTGGGCATGGTAAAGGTACTAAACTCTATGATGAAGGGACCAATAGCCAAAGCTTTAAAGAACGTAGTAAATGCTGATTTCCCAGGATGCTTTAAGTTTTTAACAGGATATGTAGCCATGTTGGTTGGGGCAATATTAACTGTTTTAGTTCAGAGTTCATCTGTATTTACTTCAACACTAACTCCATTGGTAGGACTTGGATTAATTAAAGTTGATCGAATGTACCCTCTGACTTTGGGATCAAATATAGGTACCACCATGACATCATTATTAGCAGCTTTTGCGGCATCAGAAAATAAACTGGATGTAGCGCTCCAGATAGCGCTTTGTCATTTCTTCTTCAACATTTCTGGAATTTTGATCTTTTATCCAGTTCCTGTAATGAGAAGAGTACCAATTCGAGCTGCCAAGTTTTTGGGAAAAATTACCTCCGAGTATAGATGGTTTGCAggaatgtacattgtattgtcttttttgttgttgcctGTGATGGTATTTGGATTGAGCATGGCTGGACAAATTCCATTTATAGTTGTAGGATCCATTGTACTTTTCATTATCTTTAACGTAGTAGTGCTGAACGTGTTACAGAGTAAAGAACCAACATGGTTACCTGCACGATTAAGGACATGGGATTTCTTGCCAGAATTTTTGCATTCATTAAAACCATACGATGAAGTGTTCACTGCCTGTTCTATATGTTTCTGTACAAGTTGTCAGAAAAAAGACTCGGTATATAATTCTCTGCCATTGACAGAAAGTGCTTCAAGTTCTCCTAATAGTAGCTCGAACAGTAGTAGATTTGCAAGCACAGCAAACTCAACAGTTGATCTTCTTCAAAACCGTGTATGATGATACTTTTAATTTAGTTGTgcacttatttatttattttaaggttcttttttgtgtaaatattaaaaactaaattaatgatgaacaaaaataaagaattatttaaatttttacaaactAAAAGAAAAGGAAACAAGTTGTCTTTTATAAACTCAAAACTAAAAGACAATCGTCAAATATTAGTGCTatgatttcaaattttatatgaaTCTCACAATTTTAGTGCTATTATATCAAAGTATATATGTGAATCTCTAAATAAGATTAAAAGGCAGCTATATTGATTTTTCTATTGatgaaatttatatttgtttcaatttataatagaaataagTATTGCCGGTTTTGTATTAAATGTTTGTAGTTTTGTTAATGTATAACTATTTCTGTTTTCCTATTTTGGAAGCTTGATCTGCTAAATCTATTAAAAATATCTAGTATTAGTGTATGAACAATTTTTCTTTTGGTTCAAATTGTAGCATTACTATCAGCATTTAAAAGTTGATCcccaattttgataatttttgtggcattaaaatataaatgtacaacagataatattatattttagtacttttaatttacagatataagatATAAAACACTACTTCAATTTTGGTGATCATGATTATAAAGGAGAGTGAATTTAAAATTGCTTTTTTACTGCCAAATTCAGAATTATTTCAAACTTGTTCATCACATTAAATACTTGAAGAAATAAGGTGGATACAGGTGTACAGGAATTTTGATACTGTCCACATTGGAtaaagtgaattaaaaaaaaatctcagagTTTACAATATTTGTGAATGCGTatgtgaaataaatgaaatacaagTTGCCATGCTGAAACAGTGCATATGGAAGATTCTTTTAGATTTGTGATCATAACTTGTGTGGTATGTGTGCGTGTATGCTAAAGTTTTCTCGAGTTGAGATTGATTTTAAGATCTGATATTTTAAAGTACACAATTTTTATGTGTAGTGAGTATGCCTATGAATACAAGTTAAAACCCAGTATTTCAAAGGATAACTGTTAACCAAATAATTgttaatgtttacttttatttattgattaaaaatgaaaattatgttttatttatttgtaattctgCACTTAAGCCTTTTTGTAGTTTCATTGGTCTGAAGCCATACCACAGATGGTGTTAAGATGCACAACTGGGAATATGGTTTCTATACTTTGTTCTAAATTAATTAAATGCAGAGattgtaaattaatttgttgacaCCATTGAGACCTGTTGTACTTACATGTACACTGTACAAtcatttccatacactaaatatattaACTTGTGGCTTTAGTAAAATATATCTGGGGGAAAAACCCAGACCAAAACCACAAAAACTTTTTATTGTCCAATGAACcatgtttcagggtacggtttcctgctccgaaaagagctacagtggctgcaaaaaagttttcaattttcactgccaaaaaacaggatgtttacagtgttgtctcctctcaaaacatgtaaagttaatataatttttaaaattatttcaatcattcaacttgttttaattcaaagctaattaactaatttttacaatcaaatacaaaaaacatgatactttttcaccaattgagtaaataaacaggggtttccctccatggttatttttagtcggggggaataacccctagttttttatacgaaactgtttatagcacccctatagttgttaatttctgtgttattttggtctcttgtggagagttgtctcattggcaatcattccacatcttctttttttatatgtacctTTACAATCTTATCCATACACTAGATGTAGTTGACCAATTACTAGAGTACTtgacaaaaataccaaaacacaaaatcttacaATGGAtcatgaaaatgtggtcaaggtcaatcattccatacatcacaTATATTTGACACACTGCTAATCGTGTTGACTTTGACCTttatcactgatccatgaaatgaggttggtGTCAATTAATCTTGCATGACAGACATGTAGACGTATCAAGGAACCCATATTTCAATTGAAGTTCTATTACTCATTataagtgagaaattcacatgacaaaaaacTTATCTTTAGGAAGACTAAGATTTTACACTTCCCtgcatattcttattttattctGGCTGCCTCCTGGGCTATGTATTGTTACATGCAAGAACTAAAATTCTCTACGAGGAATAGAATAAAAGTAAGTAAGAATCATAAATTCCAGTTGATGAACTACGTGTATATAGGCTTATACAAGTATGGCATATTTAACCGACATAAAGAATGAAAAATTACTGATGAATAATGAACAAGACCAGTATTATTACATATAATAATTTATCAAaagatgtacatttataaaaaaaacaacatgagttctattttacaaatttatggaAATGGGTTAAACCGCATTTTTTAAGTGCTGACCTATATAGGCTATTAACAGTTTGGTATGATAATGTTAACCTTGacataaaaagaatgaaaaattacTGAACAATAATTCATACACTGAATAATGACCAAGACAAGAATTTACACATAGGTagttatttatcaaaatttcatattatagaagatgtacatttaaaaaaaaataccaagtgGTCCATTTGACAATTTATGAACCTGTCACTATATTAAGTCTCGAAAAATGATCAACGTCTCAAATGGCCTGGATGCAATACTTGTGACTAATCATTGTAGAATGTTTACAAAGTTTATAAATTTGCTGAAAAATAACTAAATTCTAAAGTGtgggaaaaaaaatttgaaacaaaaaattgcTGGAAAGATCAGACaaaagaaatgtgttttcccGACAGGCTGTACTATGTGATTGGAAAACAGTTATTTTTTCATCTAAAGTGGTGGCTCTCCAAACATAAATCTACCCATCATTCTAAGTTTTAAGACATTAGTTTCAGACATCAATACATCTTTTTCCAAAGTTTTGTAAGCTCCAATTAAAAAATAAGGTGAATCATTATCCTAGGAAATGAAAGGAAATAGGTTTTTAGAAAAATCATCTtgggaaaatgtaaaataaagtataACATTTATTAGTACTGTACAATAAATCtatcaataatatatataaaaaaataacaataaaactaGTCCATAACAAAATCTATGATCTATAGAATCAACAACAATTTACTACTAAATCTACATTACATGATTATCCGAACATATCAAACCTATTTgctgtttttcttaatataaaatgtaaaacaaattgtaaattgtAATATCAGCAGTAAATGAGATCACAATTCTTTCCTGTTTGTTGGAACAATTGTGTAGATTACATAACAATCACATGACAAACACCAGTAACAGACACTATCTGCAAGGCATGAGATCATATCCCATCAACATCTCAGCAATAGGATCACACAATGAAAGCAGTTTAAATGGAGGGTGCTCACATATCTCTCTAGCATGAGGTATTGAATCTGTGAtccaaaaattttcaaatttaacatcTGAATCAACAAACCTCTTCCATGAGTCATTTGGGAAAACTGGATGTGTCACATAAGCACTTACAGACTTTGCTCCTTTTTCCAGTAAAGCCTGAAAATGAAAtcaattttttgttgtaaaaatacACGACTGCCCAGATTAATAAACTGAGGTGTTAAATCATAATTAAGAGTTAAAACTACCTactgtgacttgactgttagtgttgctcatCACCTATTGCAACTTATTCAAACTTTAGTTAACTTTAATGTTGTTGTGAAAAATCAGTCTAACAGTTTGCATAGACATTCATTGTCATTGTCATGCTAAGGTGATAGGTAGTAATTTTGAATtactataaaaatgtccaaactattaagctttcatatagtttttctttcgaaaagtattctatattcataagaatcagacatcatttcaattaaaacatctttttttcagtaaaatatatGTGAAATAACAATACCTATTAATAAGTTTACATGGGCAGAAAACCTTAAACATTCTTATGAATATAaacttttagaaagaaaacatGATTATCTCCCATGGAAACTTCATAAAAGCATATTGTTATAGAAATgcccataacacttcggttttgtacatttcatgagcagaggATTATATAATATAGGCAAATACTAACTTATAACATCATCAAAGTATCATATTTTACATTAATTCTaagaaaataaatcaacaaaagctgacaaaaaaaaagatattttttgcagagttatctccctttccaatgttaatttccataaggaattaaaaatgcaaaatttgagtTTTGCTCAAGTTTGATTTTATGAGACTTTCATCtgtgtagattttggcttaatgctttatacaatgtataagaactaaaacattttctgttgcaattagtttgaggttcaaaCATAATTTTATTCCTACTTTCTGCTGCATCCATGCTATATGTTTACTTTTGTAGCATTTTTCACTATTTATCTGACAAGTAACTGTACACTTGAAGAAAAGTACAAACCTTTCCACATTCTTTCAATGTACCCCCAGTCTGTACAAGATCATCAACTATTATTACATGTTTGTTTTCTGGACTTCCTACaaacagaaaattataaaattaagaacgttttttttattatatatattttggtgATAATCCTTTAAATAGAGAACTTTTGGGGTTTTCTTTTTATGGAAAAGTTCCTTTGTTTACCCACTGTTTTAACTTAAGCCACAATTGAACAACATTGTGCTTTCCTTAAAATATTAATAATGCGGTATTTGAAATCTATCTTAAAGGGAAATtccacgattttttacttatcatctaattatgttcatcttaacataaactagaggctctcaagagcctgtatcgctcacctgattctacttgggtttttgaaatcatataaaaaaatataaaatttggctaaaagtgacaacacaacctcatttataaggaaaggaacatgtttaatttcattcaaaagtcccccactggcggccatcttggatgacggatcggctacaaagtaacaacacttggtcagcacctcataaggaacattcatgccatgtttggttttattccattcagtggttctctaaaagaagtcatttgtatgcatttcccatagggtcctatgttaaactaagttccctgctggcggccatcttggatgatggatcagctacaaagtaacaacacttggtcagcacctcataaggaacattcatgcaatgtttggttttattccattcagtggttctctaaaagaagtcatttgtatgcatttccttatagggtcctatgttaaactaagtcccccgctggcggcaatcttggataatggatcggctacaaagtaacaacacttggtcagcaccacattaggaacattcatgccatgtttgatttcattccattcagtggttctctaaaagaagtcatttgtatgcatttcccatagggtcctatgttaaactaagtcccacgctggcggccatcttggatgatggatcagctacaaagtaacaacacttggtcagcaccacataaggaacattcatgccatgtttggtttcattccattcagtggttcactagaagaagtgatttgtatgcatttccaatagggtcctatgttaaactaagtcccccgctggctgccttcttggataatggatcagctacaaagtaacaacacttggtcagcactccataaggaacattcatgctatgtttggtttcattccatttagtggttctctagaagaagtcatttgtatgcatttcccatagggtcctatgttaaactaagtcccccgctggaggccatcttggatgatggatcggctaaaaagtaacaacacttggtcagcatcccataaggaacatttatgctatgtttggttttattccattcagtggttctctaaaagaagtcatttgtatgcatttcccttagggtcctatgttaaactaagtcccctgctggcggctatcttggatgatggatcagcaacaaagtaacaacacttggtcagcacctcataaggaacattcatgccatgtttggtttcattccattcagtggttctctaaaagaagtcatttgtatgcatttcccatagggtcctatgttaaactaagtcccccgctggcggccatcttggatgatggatcggctacaaagtaacaacacttggtcagcaccccataaggaacattcatgctatgtttggttttattccattcagtggttctctaaaagaagtcatttgtatgcatttcccatagggtcctatgttaaactaagtcccctgctggcggccatctttgatgatggatcggctacaaagtaacaacacttggtcagcaccacataaggaacattcatgccatgtttggtttcattccattcagtggttcactagaagaagtcatttgtatgcatttccaatagggtgctatgttaaactaagtccccgctggtggccatcttggataatggatcggctacaaagtaacaacacttggtcagcactccataaggaacattcatgctatgtttggtttcattccatttagtgg
It includes:
- the LOC139510289 gene encoding sodium-dependent phosphate transport protein 2A-like, which translates into the protein MADVRENNMSIGQKIYEDIVIVVSDEKNNKKEVLGEVVLIPAVTDCQNVVNPMTDGPCECEPLVHGVSIKERNQGHPDDGSDDARVGVCVNSNGTKIKHGLQTAGKFLLVLGFLYFFICSLGLLGAAFQLLGGKTAGKVFEQSELLSNPVCGLMIGILATVLVQSSSTSTSIIVTMVASGIIGVRPAIPMIMGANIGTSVTNTVVSMAQVGDRNQFRRAFSAATVHDMFNWLSVIILLPLECATGYLEKLTGALTKSFKGSSFKGGKQDFLKVITKPLTKLIVELDKKILQKIAVGDKNYEDKSLIKRFCVNEADKGDWTYNVTATVNTTLNSTVNVTEQGGPRCASLFSILDLNDTVSGVILLIFSLVVLCCCLVGMVKVLNSMMKGPIAKALKNVVNADFPGCFKFLTGYVAMLVGAILTVLVQSSSVFTSTLTPLVGLGLIKVDRMYPLTLGSNIGTTMTSLLAAFAASENKLDVALQIALCHFFFNISGILIFYPVPVMRRVPIRAAKFLGKITSEYRWFAGMYIVLSFLLLPVMVFGLSMAGQIPFIVVGSIVLFIIFNVVVLNVLQSKEPTWLPARLRTWDFLPEFLHSLKPYDEVFTACSICFCTSCQKKDSVYNSLPLTESASSSPNSSSNSSRFASTANSTVDLLQNRV